The Triticum urartu cultivar G1812 chromosome 6, Tu2.1, whole genome shotgun sequence genome includes the window GCGACCCTCTACCTTTTTTTTGTTAGAGACATCAACTTCTTGACCTTGTGCAATCCGATCACATGCTAGTTTCCATATTTTTTCAACAATTCTAACACTTGTATGCAAAAGGTTAACAACAAGTTTTTTGTCTTTTTTCTCAATTTCTTCATCTTTGCTCAGTGCTTTCAAAACAATATATGCAGCAAATATGTGCTCATCTGGCAGGTCTCCTCTTATTGTCTGTTGAAGACCTGCAAAGGAGCAAAACATAAGTTTCTTTACTGTAAAATTTGTCCCACATTGTTGGAGTATTTTTCTTCCAATGTTAGTATTGTCGGAGTAATTCAATGTTTACTGAACTAAAAATTGTTGGAGTATGTACTCTAAATATTTTTCTTCCACTGAATATTGTTGGAGTATGTACTCTAATGTTACTCCTGTTCATGGATATTGTTGGAGTAACTGAACTGTTTGCTGGGTATTTTGTTAACTAAACTATTTGCTGCATATTGTGTTAACTGGACTGTTTGCTGAACTTTCAAACTTGTACTCCTGTTCAATATACTCATGTTTTGTTACTGCAAGAATAGATCATGAACATTGTGTTAATTGAACAAGAGTAAATTATCATGAACTGAACTGAACAGGAATAACTGAACAAGAGGAACTAAACATGAGTAACTTGATCATGAACTGAACAGGACATGAGTAGCTGAACATGAGGAACTAAACATGAGTAACTTGATGATGAAAATTGTGTTTACTCCTGTTCAATATTGCTGAATATTGTGTTAACTGAACAGGAGTAACTTGATCATGAACAGATCATGATCGTTGTGTTAACTTGATCAGTGTGTTAACTCCTGTTCAATATTGTGTTAACTGAACATAAGTAACTTGATCATGAACAGATCATGATCGTTGTGTTAACTTGATCAATGTGTTAACTCATGTTCAATATTGCCGAATATTGTGTTAACTGAACATGGGCAACTTGCTGAATATTCAGTTCTTGCGAGGTCATGAATAGATCACGATCATGAACTATTATGTTCTGAATATCAAAATTTACTCTTGTTCATAATCTTGCAGTTGTTGATCATGAATAGAACATGAACTGCAAGGACATTTTGGGGTATATCAAAATGTGCACTCATGTTCTGTTCTGAATATATTCCCAAAATGCTCTCTTCTTTTCTGAATATCAAAATGTTTAAATTAACAGTTACCTGCTTCCTGACCATGATCTTTATTTGCTTGCTGATCAAAATGTCCTGCATCCTCCTCTACGTGATCTTGCAAATTGACTCCAGCATCCTCCTCTTGTGGAGGACTGGAGTTGAGATTTGGTATCATCCTGACCTCCTTAGCTTGCTGGTAAAAATGTCCAGCATCATTATCTGAGTGATCCTACGACCTGAAGGCAGAGGCGGAGGGTGGCCTCTGACCTGGAGCGCGACGACGGAGCTGCGGCCTAGAGGCGGACCTCGACGAAGACGGAGCTGCACGATCTAATTCTGGAGTTTGTGCATGCGTGTGTCCTAGCGACATGAGAGTACAAGAGACGAATATGTTCATCCATTAATGCAGAAGGCCATGAATTTTCATGTTCATTGTAGGCAAGTAGCTCCACTCGAGGACAGACGCCGTGGGACGAGtacctcctcctcccctcctctgtTTTTTATATCTTGGAAAAAGCAAAAGCATTGCGTTTTGATTCATTCATAAAAAAAAAAGAGTTTGAACAAGCCCGTAGAGGTGCACACCCGGTGATACAATGCGAAGCCACTAGCTAGTTGTCGTCCCTTTGTAGGTATGAGTGGTGGTTTTAGATGAATTGATGTATGTTCTTGTCAGACCTTTATGGTGTAATTAATAAAGATGGCTACATGCATCAATTGATGCAGAGGTCAGGGGTTTAACCTCCTTTAAAAAAAATAGTCACGGTCCCTACCGGTAGCAATGAGCAAGTCCCCTTGCGCCCGCCAACGCCCAATGCCCGGCCTCCCTCTTGATCGTGTCGAAGAGGCCGGCTAGGCTAAGTCGTGCCTCCTCCAAGATGATCATCTTGCGAGCTTTCATATCCCCCTTTTTTTTTTTGAAGAAACTATGGGCTttcccttccgattttcattaagAGAAACCAAGCCAAACCACGAGTCACAAGTACCAATTCGTTTACAAAAGACAACCAAAGAACCCGAGACCCCTAGGAACATACATAAACGAGCATCTAACAGACCAGGCGCGCCTCAACGAGGAAATGTCACCCACCAGAAGATCAACATCAGCACAGCTACAGCCTAGAATCGTGGTTTGGTCAATGCACTTCCCCTGTCAAACTAGTCGTCGTAGACTGAAGTGAACTTCCCTAACCGTATGACACTCGTAGTGCAGAAGTTTATACGGCCCTTGACGTCGGGCATGTAGTTAGCGAAAAAAGCTAGCGACCACCAGTTTGGGTTATCGGGTACGTAGGGACTAGTAGTAGGTCAAAATCTCATGCTAGAATTTCATAAATTCTAAGTCCAACTTCCAAGGCGCTTATTGAAACGGACAGCTTAGCTTTGTTGGTCAGTTGAAAGTGAGAGGAATTAAAAAGAAAAGTATAAGCGCGTGCAGTAGAACAGTGGAATAATACGTACGTGTACGATCGACGAATATACTGTATATCCCTGTGCTAAGAGATCGTACGTTTTCCACTTGAAACGCACGGAAAGAATGAACAATACGCGGCATTTTCTTCGAAAATTGCCTTGACTCTGACTTCAATATCGATCTCTAGAAAAACACTGAGCACGAAACTCTGACCAACGAACGACAGTGGAATGAGACTTTTTTTTCCTTGCCAGAAACAGTGGAATATGCATGCGACTATGAGAGTGTACATTTGCTAGCTGCCGTGCTTCGTAAGAAATACTTCCTCCGTCCGAAATTACTTGTCGTATAGATAGATAAAATGAATAtatttttttttgcgggaaaaatGAATATATCTCAAATTAAAATACATCTATATATATTCATTTCGCGTCTAAAAAAAATCCATTTCTCCATTTCTCTAACAAATATTTTCCGACAGAGGGAGGAGAAATTTTTGACTGGGCAAGCATGTTGTCGCATGAAGTGCATGCGACGCAAAGCACTCACCAGATTTGTGTGTCCCATGCATGCGTGTAAACTGAAACCAGGCAAGACACACAGGGGACAGGTCTTTGTTTTCTTGCGTACGGCAAATCAATAGAGCGATGCTATGCACACGATGGTGTGCGAACGATTTGCGAACGATCATATATATCAGTCCGTCCATGCACGTGAATGAAGTGCAGTCGACGGCTGGATTCGGCGTCGTTCCACTGTCGTGCATGGCGTGTCGTCCGCCCAGCACTTTCGAATCAATATAGCATGCCAAATTGAACGCATTCCTGGTCCAATTTTAAAGGTTTTCTCTTGACTAAAGCGACTTGGAGTCCCAGCCCCGGAACGCCGGGGGTACACATTTCACATGGCAAGCTGAGCTCCCTAGCTACTACGCCGGAATACGTACTACAGACTTGCGTCACACAAAACATCGCTGCTATGCTGAGAATCCAGGCGCGAAGTACGTACTTTTCGCGGCCAAGTTCCTGTTCATCGTGCTATTTTTCAAAGTTCAAACAAACGCGCCAGGTCGCCTATGTAAACGATGAAGCAGCTTCCGGCCTTGCCCCGACGCAGACCCCCTATATATAACGGGCGTCAGAAGCCCATAGATCCGCACACATCCCAAAGCTCCATAGCTGCTTCTCTTCCTAGCTAATTTAGTGGCAGCGAGAACAGAGAGAGAGACACGTACTCAGAGTCTCAGAGATAACCGGACTGGAATCATGACCGCCGTGATTGCAAAGCTCGTTCTGCCGGTGATCGTGATGGTCATGGTGTTCTCGGCGGTGCTCGGCGCGGCGCGGCCGCTGGCAGGAGAGAAATGGGGCGCCGGAGAAGTCACAGCCGGAGACTCCGTCGTCGGATTCATCCGGCAGGTGTATCTCCAGCGGCTGCAAGGGGCGCCAGGGGCAAATCACTCGTGCTCGACCTGGAGCCCAAATAATAAAGGGTGCCCCTGATAGTCTGCACAAACCGGCGAGAGGCTAAATTTCATATTTTGAGCCTTTTTCGATATCTATTCAAGATCTAACCttagtttgaatttttttcaaaatttgaccCTTTTGTTACCGTCAGGATCCATGGTGGTAGAGTATAACTGTCTACTGCCAAGATCCCTGGCGGTAGGGTTGCATGAATGTCGCAAAATTTTGCTAAGTATTGAACACAATGCGTGTTCGTGCCTACTGTCGAGCACCTTGGCGGTAGGGTTGTACATACTACCGCCGTTCTGTTTGGCGGTAGGGATGTTTCCTACCGCCAAGGTCCCTGACGGTAGGCTTTTACACCCTACCGCCATGGACCCTGGCAGTAGCAAAAGGACCAGATCTCGAAAAAATTTCAAACTAGAGCCAGATCTCGAATAGATATCAGAAAAGGATCAAAACATGAAATTTTACCCCGGCAAGAGGAAGCTGATGATGCAGAGACCGGGTACTCCTCTATACGAAGGCAAAGAAAGTGGTAGTACATTTGTTGCTTTGTTAATCGGATTGTAACTTATATACGGATGTCTTTAAAATAAGTCAGTTGTTCTTTTTAAATCTGTATTTATTGTAATTTTATAGAGAAAGTATATAAATTTTATAGGGTATGTATATAAAGACGGATATAATTGTTTCTTTTGGCAAGATTTGAAGGCCCTTGTTGACAGTGTACCACGTATAGAAAGTTGTTCAGGGGGATGGCAACGGTAGAGAAATACTATCACAGTGGAAATTTGTAGTACAGTTATGTCCCTTCTGTTTGCTTTTCACTCTTTTGTTCTGTGTATGATCTTCACAAAAGTATTGCTTCCCTCCTCCTTAAGAAAAGTCTCCTCCCTCCTCCGCCGGCGTCGCTGCCAATCTGAGATCTCGGTCCCGTGCCGGCGGGAGAGACCCGttcttgttttttttttttttgaaactaggCAAAAGATTTGTCATTTTCATTGATTAAGAGAAAAGGTTAACAATGCAGTACATCACTCTCGCAACATAATGTTACACAAATGTTTTGCTCCCGCAAGGCTCCAAAGCAAGCATTCCTCTTTAATCTTGGCGACCAACACTCCCACTGGAACGGCCGTGTTGCGGAAAACTCTAGCGTATCGCTTCTTCCATATTTCCCAGGAGATAAGCATCATCAGGGAGACAAGCGGCCTTCTCGATGGAGTTTGCTTAGTGGCATTCTGACTCCACCAATCCTTAACCGAAACCATATCAATCCAATCGTTGGGTTGGACATCGTGGAGCGCAAGCTAAGTTTTGATCATGCCCCAAACCCGAATGGTGTATTGACATGGAAAGAGAAGGTGGGCCGCCGATTCCTGGACTTGTTGGCATAATGGACAAAGGTTGCAGTTCGGCCATCCGCGACGATGGAGTCTGTCAGCTGTCTTGGTTGGGGTTGTATGACGGTGGGGATGTCCCTCGGTAGGAATAATGTCTCCCACGTCCTATCCCCGCCCCGATGATGTAAATAGCATCGTCGGAGGATGTGTGGAGGTGTATTTCCATCGGATCCTGCGGGATTCGGTCGGTGCTTGTCTTCGGTGAAACTATTTGGATCCAGTTTTTGTTCATCTTCGTTCGTGTGGTTATTGGTTTGATCTTTCTGATCTACAACTCTCTACATCGGCAATGGTTGCTGCTCTGGTGCGCTGATCCTTAGGGGCCTTAGCACGGCGACTTCCCGgttgtctactacaacaaggtttgtcCGGCTTCGATGaaggaggggcgatgacggcggtgTGCTTTTCGCTCCttccagtgcttgtagtcgtcgttAGGTGGTCCTCGTCACTAGGTGGTCCATGGATCTAGTTGTAATTTTTATTACGTCTATTGTTCTCTGTACCGGCATGATTGATGAATAGATTAGAAATTTCTCTCGCAAAAAAGTAACAAAACTCGTGTTTCTCCAGCCTTCAGGTTTTGAATTCAGTTCCAGTTGGCAAGGCAGCCGCAAATACTATTCCAGGTCTACTTTACTTATATGCCCAAAAGAATACAAAATGCTAACGGTATGCAAACATGGAGTGCCGTAAAGCCTGCCAAAAAACGACTTGTGGACTTGGAAGTCAACGGAAACCTGAGCATATCATTACTTCACATTCTGTGACACCGGTCACGGTTTACATGTCGATTTTGACTCTTCCAAAATGTCGTTGTTTTCATGGGCTGGGCATAGTCCACCAATTTTGGATTTTTAAGGGACTTTAATGTTTCGTTGCTGAAGGCGGGATTTTCTTCCTTCCAAAAATATCATCATTTCAGATGTTTTCGTGAGCTATTGGGGAACGGGGCAACACCCATGAAGCTCCAGCGGAAGGGCAGAGGCTGCCAAGTTCTCCTCGGTGCAGGATTCTTCGAGAAAGCGTAGGTTGGCTCGGAGACATGAGACCTTGGCTTAGCTACGAAATGTGGTGATCACCCGATTTACTTCGCCCTCCATGCCTCCCTCCCTTCATTTGATTGGCCTCTTCCAACCCAAAATGCCCATTGGCGTTAGGCTTACTGTCGAAAGCAACACCCAAAAAATGAGCTTCTGCCACATGAGGCCAAGCATTCTGGCAGACATGTATTTCAAAAACATTGTCTTCCCTACATTTTCTAATCATTTTTTATGTTCCACGCGTACTCCCATGAATCAGTCTCATTTTTGTGAAGACATGAGAATGATGCAGTACATTTGCCGCTGTAATTCGAACAACCACCAGTAAGCTTGTTCCACTGGCATAACAAGAAAATTACAGAATTTATAAATCTCAGCAAACTCGCTCGACAAGACAAGTTCTCACTTTCCAATACTTCTACCATGGTCCTGCACACTAAAATTCTAGCGGCGCCTACTAAAAACTGTACAGATGTAACACACATTGCTTCGGTAAACTCAAAATCGGCAGACCCCTGGTTTCTCAGTACTGCAGAGCTTGAGCATCTCTGCGTACCTTGAAGGATAGACGAAGCCCCATAGCTGCATTGTACAGGAAAAAACCAAGTTACATATCTGCCTCGATGAATCGACACCCACATAAGATGGCGAGTTCTTTATGCCCTTCGCTTTGGTTTGCTCAAGATGCTACTTCTTGATGTGAGGCGATGTACGAACTGTCAACAACTATTTTTTTTCTTCATTCTTATTACCATTGTTGTTGTGTGATGTAGAGGGTGCATATGCTTAAGCGCGTAGAGAAAGCAGGCTTTTTATCCTGtgtttagtactccctccgtcctacaatgtaagacgttttttgacactagggacggagggagtagcacagagCAGTAAATCTCATGCACATGGCCCCGAAAAAATCTGCCATGATTTCCAGTGGGCAATATAGCAGTTGCATATGTTAAGTTGAGTGAGATGGTGTGCAGGTGTGTGAGACAAGATTGTTGGACCAAATAATGTCTCATAGGTTCAGGGACAGAGGGAATGGAAAAAGACTTTCAAAGGGAATTATCAATTATACAAACGGTGTATTTGCTATATTCATATTTTGGGCAGTATGGATGTAATTGCATTTGCTAAACGGGGATGGGGAGATAAAACAAAATGCTTCGTTATTTTAAGTACCTCAACGTCTTTAACTGCAAAGTCTGGAGAATGTGACAGACACTGGTTGTTAAAAGTCTCCGAATTTGAACTTGAACCACTCAAACTGCAGAGTACAAAGAAAGCAAAAGGTGAGGCATTAACATTGGCTTAGACCAACAAAGTAATACTACTAGTTTTTTCAAGGAATTAAAGATATGCTTAGAAACTTGTGGGAGGGATTACAGGTCTGAGTCTAGATAAAGTGCAAAATGACCTCCACCTCCTAGTGCCAAATAGTCAGCAGAGCACACAGTATAATACTTATTGGCACCTGCAACATGCAACCATTTAGTATGTTAACAGAATGAGCCAGTGCATACAGATAATAAGATGGGACACATAAGAGCTGCTTTGAGATCAAGTAATTGCTGCTTTGGCACATGGCAAATGGTTCAAAATGCTCACATGTGCACCAACTGGATCCTTCAGAACTTTAGTAAGATATGCTAACATTAGAATATAGGGAAATGTCTTTTTTCTCCCCCAAGCAATTCACCTTGCTCACTTTGCCCCCTAAACTAAATCTGGACACGCCTAACTAAAATTTGGAGGTCTACTTAACCCCTTGATGTAGGATTGTAGCCATCCAAACGGCAGTTCAGTAATTCAGGGTTAGTCCATAGGCAGCTTACTGACACGTCATTGCCAGCCATAACCTATCCGCCTATTTTCATTACATTCTTAATCAGAAAATACTTAGGGGAGGCAGAGACTTTTTGCATTAATTGTGAGCAATATATCATTATGAATGGGAactcaaggaacaaaaataactATAGGAAGCACCTGTAATTATATGGACTAGAAAATAGATAGAAGAATATATGGTTTTTATTCATCATAAAGCTCATAAAAAAAGATAGAAGTGCAAATTACCTGTTGGCCGGTATATAGCAGGATCGCTGTGTAAATTAGTGAAAACAAAGCAGTTATTGGTACCCTGCAATACCCAATTTCCATCAGTATCAGTAGAAGGTGAATAGGTGACAATTAACAGAATGTGTAAATTCAACCTGATACTTCTTTGTGCTAGTTGGTTGTAATGGAGCCTCAACTAGACCACCAAAAACCGCCCCCTTTCTGTCCCCAACTACCTGTTAGAGAACACATCGAcaaataaataatagaaagtTAGCAATTACTTCTTATAACAGCAAAATAAGTGTTTACATATGAGATATTACTAAGACTTGTAAGAAAGTCATATTGTGACAAACATTACCCAAGTAAGAATTACTCTTTGGAACTACATAATATCGGTACAATTGGCTAGTTTCTTTAAGTACTGGTGAACTATAAGAGACCAGACAAAACCTGCTACTTACGAAACATACCAGGAGTGAGTAACCAGGGCACAGCAAACTCCTTCTATATAAAGTAGATAAAGATATTCCATGCCTCAATGTGCTGCAGAATTGTGAATATATAATCATTAGAGAGTAGTCGATATGTGCAACCATAACATACAGGAGTAGGACAGATTCCAGACCTGTATAGCAAAACCCAGCTCCTTCCTTGGGCCAGAATAGGAAGAGAGGAATAAAGAGTGGATCGCATTGTTTCTGACAAAAGGACAGATGGCTCTGACATAACTGGCATGTTGGTCAGGGAATTAACTTCATTTGGTCCTTCGAGCTCCAATGCAGGTGCAACTGATTCAGCATGATTTACCACCTCTTTGTCAATTTTAGGTTCTGAGCTTTGTTTGAAACCGCTCATCCTAGCCGCTTTATTAATGATTTTTCCAATGGAATGCTTCCCTCTGCTTAGCAAGCCTGTCTTTCCCTTGTTTGTCTTCCCAACTGGTGTTAAAGTTGGGTATCCCATTTCTTCGCTCTGCTCGGGGATTATCTCCCTTGAATCGTTAAAAGAGCTAGATGGCGACAAAAATGAGATCATGAATGCTCTAAACGAAGATGTATCGGGGCCATCTGGGTTATCAGAATTGTGGTCAGAGTCTTTGTCGTCTTCTGATTTTTCTTGCTCTTCGTCCGCCTCCTACATCAACCAAAGAGATCGAAATGCAAAATTTCAGGAACTTGGGATACCGACTGGAATGATGGCTATTTGCTACTGCGAGTCACATTATGAACATCACATGTAATTGCAGTTTGCTTCTTACAGCTAACAAACAAACCAATTCTTACAAATTCACAGAATGAATAAGGCTGGAGCAGGAATGCTATGAAGCTCTGGAGCGTGTAGCTTCCAAAAGAACATTGGAGTGGAAGTGGAGCTATTCATTTCCTGAGATTTTTGGGGTGGTAGCAACAAAACAGCAAAGTTCATTACTTCAGAGGGGTACTACACCTTTTTAAAATCAGAAACGGTTGCTATAGTGCTAGTAAAAACACACAGGTGAGCAAACGATAGTGTTGCAGCTTTTTTTTTGCGAGGGAACGATAGTGTTGCAGCTGAAGTATATATCATCACACATCCTAAAGAAAATATAAGATCGTTTAGATCACTAAATTATAGTAATCTAAAcgatcttatatttctttacagagggagtagttaaCAGTCAACGCCGCATAGAAGTCGCATTCCTAACGGAACCATCAGAAGTATCATCACACATGCTAAAGAAGCTAACTTCTTCTGTAGTTAACAGTCAGACACTGCATAGAAGTCGCATTCCTGACGGAACCATCAGAAGTTTCCAGCAGAAAATGTCTAGAAAATCATCTCAGTAGTTAACAGTCGACACTGGAAGATCAACCTGCTTCCTTGTGTGATTGTGCTCCTCAAGCAACGCAGAACAGGTCAAGAGGACGCGAAAAGCTATCTCTCTATCATTGGGAATCTCCCAATTCCCCACCTGTAACCCACCAGCGGAAGCATCTCCTACCCTAATCAGCAACGACGGACAGCTAATGTCCCTAAACCCCCCGCAATTGCACACCAAACCCTGCCAGGAGCACGCCAGAGGCCGGATCACCCGATCCTTGGACGCGAATTGAGGAACGGGCGCGACGACCGAACACGGCGCTGGGCCGAACCGGGTCCAGCGCAAGATGGCGCGGAGAGGGGGAGGAGTTGGAGGAGGGGGGATCTGGGGTCTCACGGGGGGGTGGGAGGGCTCGCGCTCGGAGACGGGGTTGAGGATGACGGTGGTGAGGTCGGACACGAAGTGCGCCGCCTTGCTGCCCAGGGAGGACGGCAGGTACCCCATCCCCGCGCGCCCCGCGCCTATTCCTGGAGCGGCCGCTAAGTTTAGGCGGGGGGGGCGGCGCGCCGCGGCCCCCTGGGCTGGGGACTCGCGCTCTACCCGGGGGGCGGTGAATGGGGGGACGCCGGCGAGAGGGAGAGAGGGTGGTTGCGGCGAGGAGGCTTGATTTGGACCTGCCTGCGGGTGCGCTTTTCTTTTGCCGTTAGGTGGTGAGCCGGTCCTGGATTGGATTGGAATTTTCTTTTCTGTAGTGTGGGAGGAAGGAAGGATGGATGGATGGGTACAGAACACAGGATAGAGCTTCGTGTTGTTCGCcgagaagaaaaaggaaagaaaagaaaaggataGGTTCGCGTTGTTCGCGGGCAGAAACACCGTGCGCGGGCACACGACACGAGCGGGGGAGGACGGAAggtgtttttttttttttgaacttatAAGGTGTTTGATGTTTGGATCTATGCTCCCGCCCCTCGTTTTGGGCTGACGTATATCCACACACCTCAAATGCGGGCTCTCGAATCCATACAATCCATGTACGTAGATCATACGATACAATTTACATGTTCAAAACAAATACGACAAAGCAAAACAAATCATAGTTCAACAATCCGGATATGCCAAAATGAGGTCAAAGTCCAAGCGTGACGGTTCACTCGCTGGCTGGCCGGATCACTTGTCGGACACCATCCATGCGGCCTGCTCCGCCGCCATCATTGCCTCCTGCTCCGGCTGCATCCTTGCCTCCTGTTCCACTGTTGCCATAGCCGCCCTCACCGCCTCGTACTCCCTACACTCGTTGATCTCCTTCTTCATCCCCACAAGCCACTTCTTTGCATACTCATCAAAGAGGCTTTCGTCTGCCAACATTATCTTGGCATCTACCGCCTTGTGCGATTTTCAACCTCTCATTCTCAAACTCAATCTCTCCAAATATCTTGGCCTTTTCGAGCTCCCATTTCATCGCCGTCTTTTTCTTCTCTAACTCAATCTTCTACATCTCAATTTGCAGCTTCTTGTTTGCCCTGTCCCGGTGCCAATCCA containing:
- the LOC125514579 gene encoding oxidation resistance protein 1-like codes for the protein MGYLPSSLGSKAAHFVSDLTTVILNPVSEREPSHPPEADEEQEKSEDDKDSDHNSDNPDGPDTSSFRAFMISFLSPSSSFNDSREIIPEQSEEMGYPTLTPVGKTNKGKTGLLSRGKHSIGKIINKAARMSGFKQSSEPKIDKEVVNHAESVAPALELEGPNEVNSLTNMPVMSEPSVLLSETMRSTLYSSLPILAQGRSWVLLYSTLRHGISLSTLYRRSLLCPGYSLLVVGDRKGAVFGGLVEAPLQPTSTKKYQGTNNCFVFTNLHSDPAIYRPTGANKYYTVCSADYLALGGGGHFALYLDSDLLSGSSSNSETFNNQCLSHSPDFAVKDVELWGFVYPSRYAEMLKLCSTEKPGVCRF